The DNA segment CGTCTTCTCCAGGTCCCGTAGAGAGGCTCCTCTGTAGGCCTTCTCAAAGTTTTTATCCACAAAGTAAGGCACCTGCAGGTTCTGTGTTTCTCTAGAGATGGTGTAGCCCAAGGTcctgagacaaggagagagagtcTCAGGTAAGCTTTTTATATTTGCCAATATCACTCTTAGCACTGGCTGCATAGATGTCATAACTATAATCACATTTTCATAGGGCAGACATAAGTGTCAATGTCTAATACACCTAACATTTATAATTTCCCTAGCAAAGTAATGACTGTAATGTCATCATTATATGAGCATGTCATACTGTGAATTCAGCTTTGGTATGGTTACTTTATTCTCTTAAAGGATTTACCTCTCTTATATTGCTTTCTGTGCTAAAAGTTAAACgctgaatgtttaaaaaaattttgtatattGTGCAGGACCTAGCATGGTACTTGGCACAGAGTGGGCTATTGgtaaatgttggttgaatgaacTGATTGTTACAGTAAACTATTCACACATAACCAAATAGCTTAGAACCAACCTAGTATCAATTTTTAGGACATGTAAAAAGTACTTCACACATAGCTGCTAAGTGAGAACTGcaaaaatatcagacaaagatTTTAGTAATGCTTTTGCACTAACTCTCTGTGGGTCTGATCTGTCCAATGGCATATGGTGCTCAGAAACATCAGTAGGTCTGGGTTAACTAAATACTAACCATAAGGAAGTATAGAAGGGATCTCAAATTCAAGTTAAAACAATGTGATAGCAATATGCAAAATCCAAGCTAGTTTTACTCAACCTAGACAAATTCCATCTTGACTGAGGTATATTTGacattttctcagcttcctcctttCATCTCTCTACTTAAGGATCTTGCTGAATGTCTCAGTGTTTAGGCCATGACTTCTCCCACCTCCGTCTGGGAAGGTGTTAGCAGGGCAAGTTCCTCCCTGCCGCAGTAGCTGCACAAGAAAGGAGGTAGCAATGGCAAATGGGAACATGGGAAGTTGGAAAATAGAGGGAATCAGGCCAGTGTGACCTGATAGTAATAACTTCTCTCTGATTCTCAGCGTTCCtttatgtaaaatgaagatactGATCTAGAATACAGTCTTCATTCTACAGTGATCAccagaaaagactttttttccccattatgcCCCATGGCTTCcacattttgtaagtttttaaaaaaatttttttagagattttattttaagggacatctgggtggctcagtcggttaagcgtccgactttggctcacggttcgtgggttcgagccccacattgggctctgtgctgaagcctggagcctgctttggattttgcgtctccctttctctctttgtcccttccctgcccatgctctgtctctgtctctcaaaaaatggataaatgttaaaaaaaataataataaaatattttaagtaacctctaaactcaatttggggctcgaactcataaccccgagatcaagaatctaATGCTCTACTGACTCAACAAGGTGCCCCCATTTTGTAAGGTTTTTGTCTGCTAAACTATAATAATGAGTAATGACTCATTTCTCAttgaacttaaaataattaatccAGTGATTCTCTAACGTTAGTATGGACCAGAGTTATttggagggcttattaaaactCAGATTGCTAGTTCTCatcctcagagtttctgattcagtacacaTGGAGTGAAGCTtaagagtttgcatttctaacaagctggCAGTTGATATTGATgatgctggtctggggaccaaaCTTTGAAAGCTGAATTAGTTGAAATAAttaactgaagaaacaaaaaattcctATCTGAGCTCATAATTTGCATGCAATACAAACATTACAATCAATTTCTATATTTTcagtaaaagcaaagaaatgtgATACTATGGTTTGACTTTGTAGCCTCGTCATGAATAAATGTCCTATTCTTGCAATTACTTAAATAGAAAATAGTCACTAGATCTCAGATACTCTTTTCCTGACCCAGAGGGGTCCAGCGATTCAATCACAAGCTCAATTCAGTCCTTTCTAAATCTCACATGGTATGACAAGAATTTAATCTGAAACTGAAGTTAGTCTACTAATCTTTCAGAAACCAGTTGCTGCTGTTCTGCGGCTGATCAGATGATGTcgctgtaaaacaaaacaatccatGTCCTGAGCACACAGGAAACTGCCTATAGTATTTTTGAGTCTCTGCTCTTTACTATCCAGCTGTTCCTTTAAACACAAAATCAGTGTTTTCTACAAAGGGGAAATGAAATGTTAGCATCGTACCAGCAAAACGTTCAAATCTTTCACCCTCCAAATTgttgttaagaaaaatttaaaaattgacttaCGATTTATAGAATAGACTATATGGGGGATTAGCAGCTAGCAGCTGAGTAATAACAGATATAATCACAATCACCAGAACTGGAAGTAATTGAATAAATGCAGAATACGTATTctggaaaagaggaaacaatATTTGGTATAAGTGGTCTTCGTTAATATAAAGCTTACAGAAAATAGGAtagttttcccaaagaaaatacaaattactgcAATGTACTGCACAAAGCCCAAGGTTTCTAGAAGTCTGTACTTTCTGCTGAGAAGTACCAAACACTCTGTCCTCTGTGCTGAGAAGGCTGAAGGAGACCCACCCAAAACCTATATTGACACACAGTAATTCTCATGCAGCCCCCTTTTCTAAGACCAGTGAAACAGACACCGCTGGGTGAGTCTGCCCAGACTGTGACCCTCAAAGGGCCATGTTAGTATTATGTAGTTTTGTTGCCTTGGCCACAGCTGAATGGACTGGGGACATCTAACCCCATCAGGGATAATCACATTTTCCCTCCTAGGAATATGGAATTGACATTCACTTTTCACTGCTAGGCAGTCATCTGTAGGACACACACTCTTAGGCAGTGGAGGCTGCTGTTTGCAAGAGGAAGTAGAACAAGCCAGGCTGCTTAGAGAGAATAAAACAGATGCAGAGAGGCAGTAGAAGTGGAGACAATCTGGCCACAAATAGTCTGGGGGTATAGGTGCCTGACTGTACCTTAGTTTCTGGTTCCTGTCTGTCATGAGGCCCAGCTGTGCGTCCTGCCCTTGAGCTTCATGAGACCCCCTAGATCCCTTACTTTAAATTCCCTTTAGTTCTGCGTATTTCGACGGGGGTTCCTATTTTCTGCAGGGAAGAAAATCTTGATGAAGACAGCCCCACAGGAGAACTGATTTCCTGGAACAGCCACCAAAgcatgggtggggaaggaggtaCCATTCGGGCCTATTTGAGCCAATTATCCACCTCTTCCTACCACTGCCTCTCCTTTcctaaaacacattttatcaaCATAACTCACATTGAACTTCTAAATCCTGATCATATGCACCATAAAAGTCAGCTCAGTACAAGTGTTTATGAGCAGCAGTTCTGCTATTCTCCCTCGGTACCTgaggcttttcttcttcttcttcttcttccttccgtGCCTGCATCCTCTCGTGTCGGTGCCGCCGGCGATAATAGTGACTATCATCTGTCACATTTGAAAACATATGAATGtttcctggaaaagaaagaaaaacatagcagagtgcctggctggctcagtcagtggagcaggcaactcttgatctaggggtcatgagtttgagccccacgttgagtgtagagattactttaaaaaaataataaaataaaataaaaataaaataaaaatcatgcttGCACAtgcaaaattcaaaaagaaagaaaaaaaagaaagacatagtATAGGATACAGCAAACactctttccttgctttttctaaGCTTGTTCCCAGTTTGTTCCCTCCCAGGTTCTTTGAGGGTAGAGTATTGTCCAATTTTAgtcagtagaaaaataaaatagtaggtAAGCCAAGTGAACCAGTTAGAAATGGAATGTGCTTAGCTCTCCTGCCTTTATTTACATAGtcctttgtggggcacctgggtggctcagtcagttaaacttctaactcttgattttggctcaggtcatgatctcacggttgtgaccccacatcaggctttgcactgggcgtggagcctgcttaagattctctctctctccctctgatctTTTCCTCCACTcactcacatgtgtgctctctctctctctcaaataaaataataataaataaataaatagtcttttGTAACTAGTGAGTGAGAGAACCCCAAAAGGCCAGTAAAGAAAGAACATTTGGGCCATGAATCCTGTCTGATATGCTCATGTCTGCTTCCTTGCCCAATATTAGATTATGTCACTAGTATCTTTAATAGCAACTCATAAAATTCAATTTACTTCCTGGACATTTAATTATTCCAACTTCCAACTCTCTAGGggtatttttctaacttttatctTTATATAACTGCTATTTTGCAATAATGATAATAGGCATCTTGCTActtatttataaagcacttaaaaatctAATTCTTGCAGCAGCCCTGTGAAGCAGAGGTTATCTGCCCCATTTCTCAGGTGAGGAAATAGGATCAGAGAGACCAGGTGATTTGGTTAAAATCATGCACAGTTGGAGGCTGGAGACCTGCCTCAAACCCAAGCTCATCTGATTCCAATTTCTTGCTCTTCCCACCATACCATAGTCTCTCTATTCAGATCCTTACACAGGAACTTgctgagatatatatatagagagagagagaaaattttaagtgataaTTTTGAAATACTAACCTGTAGGAAAAtgtcctccaaagaagacattgaaTAGTTCTTCTGGAGTGATGTCTGCTTCAAAGTCCCTGTAATAGCTGTAAGGTCTGCCTCGAGGGGCAGTAAAAGTCACCTGTTCATCTCCATATTCATCATAGCGGAGTCTCTTGTCAGGATTACTCAGGACTGCAAAGGCATTTCCTATCGCTGCAATCAAAACCCAAAAATACCTGAGTACACAGTCTTTGCTGTAGCTGAGGGTGATCACTGTACCAGCAATGAAGAGCCCAGAGTTGTTGGGTGCTGGATGACTTCACAGGGGCCTAGGGAAAGGTGCTTGGGCCTAGAGAGTTCACCAGAGTTCTTGCCCTTGACATTTTCCACAATATAGTTTGATAAGCCAGAAGCAATACTGGACTCAAAATGAGCTAAAAACTACTGCTTTCATTCATCAAAAATGTGTCCTTATTTCACTTGAGAGCAATTACTTTATGGTTGGAAACAGTTCATACATAAGCAGTGGTATTCTAGCATGAAGTCATAAACAGTTTCCTGAATAAAAGAGTCAGTACAATTACAGCTTGGCTAAAAGCaaaatccttggggcacctgggtgactcagttggttaagtgtccgacttgattttggctcaggtcatgatctcatgacttcatgagatcgagcctgagtcaggctctccgctcacagcacagagcctgcttggtattttctctccctctctctctgcccctccttcctcaaaataaataaacttaaaaagtaaataaataaaagcaaagtccTCACTAATCACAGTCTCATTTCAGCTTACTTTAGAAAGTGGtctttagaaattaagaaatataggggcacctgggtggcttggtcagttaagcgtccaacttcggcttaggtcatgatctcgcagcttgtgagtttgagtcccgcatcaggctgtgctgacagctcagagcctggagcctgctttggattctgtgtctccctctctctttgcccctcccctgctaacactgtctctctgtctctctctctctcaaaaataaatatttaaaaaattaaaaaaaaaaagaaattaagaaatatatctcCAATGTCTCAGTGATGGATCAAAAACTGAATAGATTACACAAGCTGACCATCATCTCCCTATGCACAAACATACAAATTTTGTCTAATTtcacttaaacataaaatcaataCCACTAAtcaaagaaaccttgaaaaacaaatctttttttttttaacatttatttatttttgagagacagagacagagcatgaatgggggaggggcagagagagagaaggagacacagaatctgaagcaggctgcaggctctgagcaagatgtcagcacagagcctgatatggggcttgaacccatgaactgtgagatcatgacctgagctgaagtcggatgctcaaccgactgagccacccaggcaccccgaaaaacAAATCTTTAAGACATCCCCACTCCCTACCTTTAATTCAGTCAACACTATCAGAAACATAGTCAGAAGGAACATTTCTTTATGATTCTTCTAGTGAGggaattatattaaatgtttatagcaataaaaaagctaagcagaaaaaaaaaccaaaaaaggctAACTAGAGTTGCTTCAACATTACATCCCTTGAAATCTGACAGATATCTCATAGATATGACATTGATCTATGAGATACTTTATACGAAGATGTAAAGACAATGTGGGTTATCTATTTGTTTCCATGTAGAAACTGTGGGGAGGATAAGATTCACAATGGCACATCAATAAAGGGAGATTGTCCTTTGACATAAATGTTGACTTTTAAAGTGTTCTCAGAGCTATCatgtttttcttaagaaaaattccaaatcaacagaaacattgaaaaaatagtgaaaaacacCCTTTCCCTTGATTCATAAATTGTTAGCATTTTGCCACATTGCTTCCCTCAACTttccatacacacatacacacatacataaatacatatagtatgtatacatttcttttgctgaaccatttgaaagtagGCTGCAGATATTATGCACTTCATCCCTAAATATTCCAGCACGTATCTCCTAAAACAATCTTCTACATGATCACAGTACTGTTATCATAGCTAAGAAAATTAACATCAATTCGTGCAATTCATGCAAGGTCTGTGTATTGCATTTGCTTTTATatccctttcatttcttttcatctagATTAGTCCCTCGACCTTTTCTACTTTTCATTATATTCACTTTTTTGAAGAGCAGGTCAGTGTTCTTTGTAGAATGGCCcatattttgattgtttcctcattattattattttttttaatgtttatttattcttgagagagagagcatgagtgagggaggagcagagaaagagagagagagagagagagagagaaagagaaacacagaatccaaagcaggctccaggctccgagctgtcaacacagagcccaatgcggggcttgaattcacaaaccgtgagatcatgacctgagccaaagtcagacgcctatccgactgagccacccacacgccccaatGATTTCTTCATTATTAGATTCAGGTCAAAcattttggcaagaataccacaGAGGTGCCATACCACATAATGTTAGGTGGGGCCAGTATTGGTGACAATAAGTTGGATCACTTGGTTAAAGTGGTGACAGCTAGATATCTCCATTGTAAAGgaatttttctgctttgtcatcAGTAAGTATTCTGGAGGATGATAC comes from the Prionailurus bengalensis isolate Pbe53 chromosome A1, Fcat_Pben_1.1_paternal_pri, whole genome shotgun sequence genome and includes:
- the DNAJC18 gene encoding dnaJ homolog subfamily C member 18 isoform X3, with translation MTAYIDAVRRNKYPEDRPPESHDPCGCCNCMKMQKEKKSENEWNQTRQGEGSSTYTEEQLLGVQRIKKCRNYYEILGVSRNASDEELKKAYRKLALKFHPDKNCAPGATDAFKAIGNAFAVLSNPDKRLRYDEYGDEQVTFTAPRGRPYSYYRDFEADITPEELFNVFFGGHFPTGNIHMFSNVTDDSHYYRRRHRHERMQARKEEEEEEEKPQNTYSAFIQLLPVLVIVIISVITQLLAANPPYSLFYKSTLGYTISRETQNLQVPYFVDKNFEKAYRGASLRDLEKTIEKDYIDYIQTSCWKEKQQKSELTNLAGLYRDERLKQKAESLKLENCEKLSKLIGLRRGG